One genomic region from Actinomycetes bacterium encodes:
- a CDS encoding DUF6510 family protein produces the protein MDDRDLRLDGNAAAGLLSEVFVLEATTAWTGCAGCGAARQIGALMAYCHGMGTVLRCPSCDTAVVRVASAGGRWWLDLRGASSLRFEPPPSHPAAQGARLPGGEGA, from the coding sequence ATGGACGACCGGGACCTGCGACTGGACGGCAACGCGGCGGCGGGCCTGCTCAGCGAGGTGTTCGTGCTGGAGGCCACCACGGCCTGGACCGGCTGCGCCGGCTGCGGCGCGGCCCGCCAGATCGGCGCGCTGATGGCGTACTGCCACGGTATGGGCACCGTCCTGCGCTGCCCGAGCTGCGACACCGCGGTGGTCCGGGTCGCCAGCGCTGGCGGGCGCTGGTGGCTCGACCTGCGGGGTGCGAGCTCCCTGCGGTTCGAGCCGCCGCCCAGCCACCCGGCGGCTCAGGGCGCCCGGCTACCCGGCGGTGAGGGCGCTTGA
- a CDS encoding aldo/keto reductase, protein MRRRRLGPDGTEVGAIGLGCMGMSWAYSSAERDDAESVAVIHRAVDLGMTLIDTADVYGPFTNEELVGRALAGRRDQVVLATKCGLVVEDAATYTLRKNGRPEHVREACDASLRRLGTEVIDLYQLHRVDDQVPLEETWGAMAALVQVGKVRAVGLSEVGVDDLERAQAIHPVASVQSELSLWTRDPLGEVLPWCAAHHAAFIPFSPLGRGFLTGRITAASFAGDDFRARNPRFAREALQANQTLVDRVRTVAGRVGATPAQVALAWVLAQGEQVVPIPGTKKLAYLEENAAAADLQLGHADLAELDALPAPVGSRY, encoded by the coding sequence ATGCGGCGGCGACGGCTGGGACCTGACGGCACCGAGGTCGGCGCGATCGGGCTCGGCTGCATGGGAATGTCATGGGCCTACTCGAGCGCCGAGCGGGACGACGCGGAGTCGGTCGCGGTCATCCACCGGGCCGTCGACCTTGGCATGACGCTGATCGACACCGCCGACGTGTACGGGCCCTTCACCAACGAGGAGCTGGTCGGCCGGGCGCTCGCCGGCCGCCGCGACCAGGTCGTGCTGGCCACCAAGTGCGGGCTGGTGGTCGAGGACGCGGCCACCTACACGCTCCGCAAGAACGGCCGTCCCGAGCATGTCCGCGAGGCCTGCGACGCGTCCCTGCGCCGCCTCGGGACCGAGGTCATCGACCTCTACCAGCTCCACCGGGTCGACGACCAGGTGCCGCTGGAAGAGACCTGGGGCGCGATGGCCGCGCTCGTGCAGGTGGGCAAGGTCCGCGCCGTCGGCCTCTCCGAGGTCGGGGTGGACGACCTGGAACGGGCCCAGGCGATCCATCCGGTGGCGAGCGTGCAGTCGGAGCTGTCGCTGTGGACGCGCGACCCCCTCGGCGAGGTGCTGCCCTGGTGCGCGGCGCACCACGCCGCCTTCATCCCGTTCTCGCCGCTCGGCCGGGGTTTCCTCACCGGGCGGATCACCGCGGCGTCCTTCGCCGGCGACGACTTCCGGGCCCGCAACCCGCGCTTCGCCCGCGAGGCCCTGCAAGCCAACCAGACCCTGGTCGACCGGGTCCGGACCGTCGCCGGGCGGGTCGGGGCGACCCCAGCCCAGGTCGCGCTGGCGTGGGTCCTTGCCCAAGGGGAGCAGGTGGTGCCGATCCCGGGCACCAAGAAGCTCGCCTATCTCGAGGAGAACGCCGCTGCCGCCGACCTCCAGCTCGGCCACGCCGACCTGGCAGAGCTGGACGCGCTGCCCGCGCCGGTCGGGTCGCGGTACTGA
- the thiE gene encoding thiamine phosphate synthase has product MEPGGGADGARRGTAGRLAAARLYLCTPIRPDLAAFADAVLGAGVDVVQLRDKQAEAVPLLEAAAVLREAADRHGALLAVNDRADVALAAGADILHLGQDDLPRAWAERILGQGVLLGRSTHDLEQAGRAVAEGWDYFAVGPVYPTATKPGRPATGVGLLRAVAGLDPPVPWFAIGGVGPDTLDEVLAAGATRAVVVRAITGTPDPAAAVAQLRTRLEAAATA; this is encoded by the coding sequence ATGGAGCCCGGCGGGGGGGCTGATGGAGCCCGGCGGGGGACGGCCGGGCGGCTCGCCGCCGCCCGGCTCTACCTGTGCACCCCGATCAGGCCTGACCTGGCCGCCTTCGCCGACGCGGTGCTCGGCGCGGGCGTGGACGTGGTGCAGCTCCGCGACAAGCAGGCCGAGGCCGTCCCCCTGCTCGAGGCGGCTGCCGTGCTGCGCGAGGCGGCCGACCGGCACGGCGCCCTGCTCGCGGTCAACGACCGGGCTGACGTGGCCCTGGCTGCCGGCGCCGACATCCTCCACCTCGGCCAGGACGACCTGCCCAGGGCCTGGGCCGAGCGCATCCTCGGCCAGGGGGTGCTGCTCGGGCGCTCGACCCACGACCTCGAGCAGGCTGGGCGGGCAGTGGCCGAGGGTTGGGACTACTTCGCGGTCGGCCCCGTCTACCCGACCGCGACCAAGCCGGGCCGGCCGGCCACCGGGGTGGGGCTGCTCCGGGCCGTGGCCGGCCTCGACCCGCCGGTGCCGTGGTTCGCGATCGGCGGCGTCGGCCCGGACACGCTGGACGAGGTGCTGGCCGCCGGCGCGACCCGGGCCGTGGTGGTCCGCGCGATCACCGGCACCCCCGATCCGGCCGCGGCCGTTGCCCAGCTCCGCACCCGCCTCGAAGCGGCCGCCACCGCGTGA
- a CDS encoding thiazole synthase translates to MDDPLVIAGQPFTSRLVMGTGGASSLEALEQALLASGAKMATVALRRTSPGARGSVLDVLGRAGCRVLPNTAGCFTARDAVRTAKLAREAFETDWIKLEVIGDDRTLLPDAVELRDAAETLVDDGFTVLPYTNDDPVLARQLAELGCAAVMPLGSPIGSGMGIRNPYNLRIILERATVPVILDAGIGTASDAAMAMELGCDGVLLASAVTRAREPALMAQAMRKAVEAGRLAARAGRIPRRLYAEASTPFEGLADLDGASAVPAGRAGR, encoded by the coding sequence ATGGACGATCCGCTCGTCATCGCCGGCCAGCCGTTCACGTCCAGGCTCGTGATGGGCACCGGCGGCGCGTCGAGCCTCGAGGCGCTGGAACAGGCCCTGCTCGCGTCGGGTGCGAAGATGGCCACGGTCGCGCTGCGCCGCACCAGCCCGGGTGCCAGAGGGTCGGTCCTGGACGTGCTCGGCCGGGCCGGGTGCAGAGTGCTGCCGAACACGGCCGGGTGCTTCACCGCCCGGGACGCGGTGCGCACGGCCAAGCTGGCCCGGGAGGCGTTCGAGACCGACTGGATCAAGCTCGAGGTCATCGGCGACGACCGCACTCTGCTCCCGGACGCGGTCGAGCTGCGCGACGCGGCCGAGACCCTGGTGGACGACGGCTTCACTGTGCTGCCCTACACCAACGACGACCCGGTCCTGGCCAGGCAGCTCGCCGAGCTCGGCTGCGCCGCGGTGATGCCCCTGGGCTCGCCGATCGGCAGCGGCATGGGCATTCGCAACCCCTACAACCTGCGCATCATCCTGGAGCGGGCGACGGTCCCGGTGATCCTGGACGCGGGCATCGGCACCGCCTCCGACGCGGCCATGGCGATGGAGCTCGGCTGCGACGGGGTCCTGCTGGCCAGTGCGGTCACCCGGGCCCGGGAGCCCGCCCTGATGGCGCAGGCGATGCGCAAGGCGGTCGAGGCGGGGCGGCTCGCGGCCCGGGCCGGGCGGATCCCGCGCCGGCTCTACGCCGAGGCGTCGACCCCCTTCGAGGGTCTGGCCGACCTCGACGGGGCGTCGGCCGTTCCGGCCGGGCGGGCGGGGCGCTGA
- the thiS gene encoding sulfur carrier protein ThiS, with protein MTVIVNGTPTDVAPSATVAEVLAGLGHAVSGAGIAVALNGEVVPRSAWASTGLGDHDSLEVLGASQGG; from the coding sequence ATGACCGTCATCGTCAACGGCACCCCGACAGACGTCGCGCCCAGTGCCACCGTGGCCGAGGTGCTGGCCGGCCTCGGCCACGCGGTGTCCGGGGCCGGCATCGCGGTCGCGCTCAACGGGGAGGTGGTGCCGCGGTCGGCCTGGGCGTCGACCGGCCTCGGCGACCACGACAGCTTGGAAGTCCTCGGCGCCAGCCAAGGAGGTTGA